A genomic window from Abyssisolibacter fermentans includes:
- a CDS encoding ABC transporter permease, which yields MSILESITVALTSLWSNKMRSFLTMLGIIIGISSVITIVALGEGSKKQIGKEFEKIGSNSVSLRLNWSNNPLYKDRYNDKDIEAIRKSYGDVIKGVSPFQYINGKAVNGREDNNIYAIGVSEDYNKIQDIQLIHGRFLLTSDIKSQRDAIVIDEDVALKLFRRSDVVGEKLLVDTGWTKHSYVIVGVFKYIESTFDKMNMGERVPYCYIPYSVITKLGYGSNFSTLAINFIQGIDQNKYSNEIVKLVERIHRNVGKDFYMVESSEQAMNMLNSIMGTLSAVLGAIAAISLLVGGIGVMNIMLVSVTERTREIGIRKAIGARRRDILSQFLVESMIISGIGGIIGTVFGYLVAGIVFMKLDIPPAVSVTTVLIAVSFSAAVGITFGLYPANKAAKLDPIDALRYE from the coding sequence ATGAGTATTTTAGAAAGTATTACTGTAGCGTTAACTAGCTTGTGGTCTAATAAAATGCGTTCTTTTCTTACAATGCTTGGTATAATCATAGGAATATCCTCTGTTATAACGATAGTTGCTTTAGGAGAAGGCAGTAAGAAACAAATAGGAAAAGAATTTGAAAAAATAGGTTCAAACAGCGTAAGTTTAAGATTAAACTGGAGTAACAATCCATTGTATAAAGATAGATATAACGATAAAGATATAGAAGCTATAAGAAAGTCCTATGGAGATGTTATAAAAGGTGTATCACCATTTCAATATATTAACGGCAAAGCTGTCAATGGAAGAGAAGATAATAATATATACGCTATAGGAGTAAGTGAGGATTATAATAAAATACAAGATATACAATTAATACATGGAAGATTTTTGCTAACATCTGATATTAAGTCCCAAAGGGATGCAATAGTTATAGATGAGGATGTTGCACTAAAGCTATTCAGACGATCAGATGTAGTAGGAGAAAAATTATTAGTGGATACGGGCTGGACAAAACATTCTTATGTTATAGTTGGTGTTTTTAAATATATAGAATCAACTTTTGATAAAATGAACATGGGAGAAAGAGTACCTTATTGCTATATTCCTTATTCGGTAATAACAAAGCTGGGTTATGGTTCTAATTTTAGTACATTGGCAATAAATTTCATTCAAGGCATAGATCAAAATAAATATAGCAATGAAATAGTTAAACTTGTTGAAAGAATTCATAGAAATGTTGGAAAAGATTTTTACATGGTTGAGAGTTCAGAGCAGGCTATGAATATGCTCAATAGTATTATGGGTACACTATCAGCAGTATTAGGAGCTATAGCTGCAATTTCACTACTTGTAGGAGGAATTGGAGTAATGAATATAATGCTGGTATCTGTAACTGAGAGAACGAGGGAAATAGGTATACGTAAAGCTATAGGTGCAAGGAGAAGAGATATACTTTCACAGTTTTTAGTAGAATCAATGATTATCTCAGGCATAGGAGGAATTATTGGTACTGTATTTGGGTATTTGGTTGCAGGGATAGTATTTATGAAGTTAGATATTCCACCTGCTGTATCAGTTACAACTGTCTTAATAGCGGTATCATTCTCAGCTGCTGTTGGAATTACTTTTGGCTTATATCCGGCTAATAAAGCTGCCAAATTAGATCCTATAGATGCACTTAGATACGAATAA
- the tsaB gene encoding tRNA (adenosine(37)-N6)-threonylcarbamoyltransferase complex dimerization subunit type 1 TsaB, translating into MKVLAVDTSSIVASVAVLDDNKLIGEYTVNHKRTHSETLLPMIKELLNACELKTKDIDIFAASIGPGSFTGLRIGVATIKALAHSVDKPVVGIPTIDALAYNLNYCSNLIVPIMDARRDRVYTGMYKWSDNKFEVVKAQDVIEIETLLDELQDREEAIIFNGDGCDVYREIITKKLDSKAVFAPSCVNMPKASSVAQLAFKKAQKNELQSYYDLVPEYLRKSQAEREYEKKNR; encoded by the coding sequence ATGAAAGTATTAGCAGTTGATACATCTAGTATAGTAGCATCTGTTGCAGTTTTAGATGATAATAAATTAATTGGAGAATATACTGTAAATCATAAGAGGACACATTCAGAAACATTACTTCCTATGATTAAAGAATTATTAAACGCTTGTGAGCTTAAAACAAAAGATATTGATATATTTGCAGCATCTATAGGACCAGGATCATTTACTGGATTAAGAATAGGTGTAGCAACTATAAAAGCTTTAGCTCATAGTGTAGATAAGCCTGTTGTAGGCATACCTACTATAGATGCATTAGCATATAACTTAAATTATTGCAGTAATTTAATAGTTCCTATTATGGATGCAAGGAGAGATAGAGTATATACAGGAATGTATAAATGGTCAGATAATAAATTTGAAGTCGTTAAAGCTCAAGATGTAATTGAAATAGAGACTTTATTAGATGAATTACAAGACAGGGAAGAAGCAATAATATTCAATGGAGATGGCTGTGATGTTTACAGAGAAATAATTACTAAAAAGCTTGACAGTAAAGCTGTTTTTGCACCTTCATGTGTAAATATGCCAAAAGCATCGTCAGTTGCTCAATTAGCTTTTAAGAAGGCTCAAAAAAATGAATTACAATCATATTACGATTTGGTGCCTGAATATTTGAGAAAATCACAGGCAGAAAGAGAGTATGAAAAAAAGAATAGGTGA
- the rimI gene encoding ribosomal protein S18-alanine N-acetyltransferase — MENILVRQMNINDIDLVCDIEVKSFSTPWSKNAFVDEIESNKLSDYLVVEYQGKVVGYGGMWLILDEAHITNIAIHPNFRGKGLGNYIVEGIINRCREKNILKITLEVRESNHTAIALYKKYGFEECGKRLGYYSDTNEDAIIMWKNF; from the coding sequence ATGGAAAATATTTTGGTAAGACAAATGAATATTAATGACATAGATTTAGTTTGTGATATTGAAGTCAAATCGTTTTCAACTCCTTGGTCAAAGAATGCTTTTGTTGATGAAATAGAAAGTAACAAGCTATCGGATTATTTAGTAGTAGAATACCAAGGCAAAGTAGTAGGTTATGGGGGTATGTGGCTTATATTAGATGAGGCACATATAACCAATATAGCAATTCATCCTAACTTTAGAGGTAAAGGCTTAGGAAATTATATTGTTGAAGGAATTATTAACAGATGTAGAGAAAAGAATATTTTGAAGATTACTTTAGAAGTTAGAGAGTCTAATCATACTGCTATAGCATTATATAAAAAATATGGATTTGAGGAATGTGGGAAGAGATTAGGTTATTATTCAGACACAAATGAAGATGCGATTATAATGTGGAAAAATTTTTAG
- a CDS encoding ABC transporter ATP-binding protein yields MIKVKGLYKIYKTGTVEVQALKDVNFEVKKGEFVSIMGTSGSGKSTLMNILGCLDKATKGDYILDGQNIAGLQENKLAAIRNKKIGFVFQSYNLLSKTTALKNVELPMMYAGSSRNKRRKKAIELLDKVGLSDRVHHKPNELSGGQKQRVAIARALINNPSIILADEPTGNLDTKSGEEIMQIFQRLNDEGVTIVLVTHEPEIAEHTKRIVVFRDGRLIEDKTIENQIIL; encoded by the coding sequence ATGATTAAAGTAAAAGGCTTATATAAAATTTATAAAACTGGAACTGTTGAAGTACAAGCATTAAAAGATGTAAATTTTGAAGTAAAAAAAGGAGAATTTGTATCTATAATGGGGACATCAGGTTCTGGTAAATCAACACTTATGAATATATTAGGATGCCTTGATAAAGCTACAAAAGGTGACTATATTTTGGATGGACAAAATATAGCAGGTTTACAAGAAAATAAATTAGCAGCTATTAGAAATAAAAAGATAGGATTTGTATTTCAATCATATAATTTACTTTCAAAAACTACCGCATTAAAAAATGTTGAGCTTCCGATGATGTATGCCGGTTCTTCAAGAAATAAGAGAAGAAAAAAGGCTATTGAACTATTGGATAAAGTAGGACTTAGTGATAGGGTACATCATAAACCAAATGAATTATCAGGAGGACAAAAGCAAAGAGTTGCAATAGCTAGAGCGCTTATTAATAATCCATCAATTATTTTAGCAGATGAGCCTACAGGGAATCTTGATACAAAATCAGGAGAAGAAATAATGCAAATTTTTCAAAGACTAAATGATGAAGGCGTTACTATAGTGCTTGTTACTCACGAACCGGAGATAGCAGAGCATACAAAAAGGATTGTTGTATTTAGAGATGGAAGATTAATTGAAGATAAAACAATAGAAAATCAAATAATTCTTTAA
- a CDS encoding efflux RND transporter periplasmic adaptor subunit → MAKSKKKKLFIILSIIIAISIIVLGVIKAKNNEGNSSAVFVNTVDVITDSINSDITSQGIISVVEERNIVSILPYTIEEILVKEGDKVSKGDILAKLDTKNLKLNTKTAEINLEIQKNTLKKLLEEVDTYKLEKNVENAKNTYENALTKYQNSKQLHEAGAISETQLDADYTAYVSASSSYEIAKKDLEDAKNPNNNVEIIAQKKKIEIEELNLQEQKNAIEKSNIKSTLDGTIVTNNAKIGVSASTVSPLFIIDNMDVLQISASISEFDVNNIGIGQKVKITGDAFKNSEFEGVVSYIAPSANVRQTSTGVETNVKIKIDIINPTNELKPGFSADITIRVAEKGSALVVPYETIYQRKDGKDVVFKVEDGKLKEIEVTKGVKGDIKVEILSENIKEGDKIVNNPSEKYKDGMEVQITNVGETK, encoded by the coding sequence GTGGCAAAATCTAAGAAAAAAAAGTTATTTATTATTTTATCAATAATTATTGCAATATCAATAATTGTATTAGGAGTAATTAAAGCTAAGAACAATGAAGGAAATAGTAGTGCTGTATTTGTTAATACTGTTGATGTTATAACTGATAGTATTAATTCAGATATAACGTCTCAAGGCATTATAAGTGTAGTAGAAGAAAGAAATATAGTTTCAATATTGCCGTATACTATTGAAGAGATACTAGTAAAAGAAGGAGATAAAGTATCAAAAGGTGATATCCTAGCCAAGCTTGATACAAAAAATTTAAAATTAAATACAAAGACAGCAGAAATAAATTTAGAAATACAGAAGAATACATTAAAAAAACTATTAGAAGAAGTAGATACTTATAAATTAGAAAAAAATGTTGAAAATGCTAAAAACACATATGAAAATGCTTTAACGAAATATCAGAATTCAAAACAATTACATGAAGCAGGAGCAATAAGTGAGACTCAGTTGGATGCTGATTATACAGCTTATGTAAGTGCGTCATCAAGCTATGAAATTGCTAAAAAGGATTTAGAAGATGCTAAAAATCCAAATAATAATGTAGAAATCATAGCTCAAAAAAAGAAAATTGAAATTGAGGAATTAAATTTACAAGAACAAAAGAATGCGATAGAAAAATCAAATATTAAAAGTACTCTAGATGGTACTATTGTTACTAACAATGCTAAAATTGGAGTTTCAGCATCAACTGTATCACCATTGTTTATTATTGATAATATGGATGTTTTACAGATTAGTGCTAGTATAAGTGAGTTTGATGTTAATAATATTGGTATAGGACAAAAAGTTAAAATAACTGGAGATGCTTTTAAAAATTCTGAGTTTGAAGGTGTTGTTTCATATATTGCACCGTCTGCTAATGTTAGGCAAACAAGTACAGGTGTTGAAACTAATGTAAAGATAAAAATAGACATAATAAATCCAACTAATGAGTTAAAGCCAGGATTTTCAGCGGATATAACTATAAGAGTTGCTGAGAAAGGGAGTGCATTAGTAGTTCCTTATGAAACAATTTACCAAAGAAAAGATGGAAAAGATGTTGTATTTAAAGTAGAAGATGGTAAGCTGAAAGAAATAGAAGTTACTAAAGGCGTTAAGGGAGATATAAAAGTAGAGATTCTATCTGAAAATATCAAAGAAGGCGATAAAATAGTAAATAATCCTAGTGAAAAGTATAAGGATGGAATGGAAGTGCAAATTACAAATGTAGGTGAAACAAAATGA